The sequence below is a genomic window from Strix uralensis isolate ZFMK-TIS-50842 chromosome 11, bStrUra1, whole genome shotgun sequence.
GTACCAAACCCTGCAATTCTTAATCACTTTACAGTACACTTTTTTCCAATGAGGTCTGCTTAGTAACCCCCTTTAATAACTTTTTATAATTACACTGTGAGCTAGAACAGGAACAAACTTCCCTCTATGCAGATTGGTAAGCTATATATACCAATACTAAATTTTAATGCAGAAACTGACGCTGACAAGCACTGAACATCCTCAACTAGAGAGATGAAATTGGTATTGCAATTTCCTAACATACTGTAGGATTTAGGATTCACACCACAGCCTCATCATAAAGTGGAATTCCCAGACAGGAGCTggaagcaaatttttttttttaaaaaacccaacaaaccaaaatataagaaaaaaaaaataacagtagaCAGCGGTTGTTGTGTTACATACAAGATCTGAAAGATGCGAAGTTACTATGGCACAGAATTATACACTAGGGAGAATACTCACAGTACTTTCAAGACTCTTGTCCTTTTTGATAGGATTATTCATATCTATACACAGTTTTGTAAGTATAGCAGATATAATTGTGCAAGCAAATTAAAACCCTGCCAAATAATTGTCTGTGATTTGAACTAGACCTATCCACATTTCCCAAGCCTACTGCTTCCTAAAAGGTAAGGCTACAACAGCACTAGCTGTGTAGTTTTTGTTAACAACTTTTTCAATTAAAGCTTGCACTCTCTGGAGtccaaataataaaatacaagGGAATCTCCAGTCAGCTACATATTAATTTCTGAGGTTGAGTCACAACAACAttacacctgaaaaacaaaatacttaCCAGCTCTCTTGTCACTCACAATCAAATAGAGTAAGTTCAGTACAAGAAAACCAACTCTTAATTTACAGGAAATTatgtatttaatagcaaactaTTCTATTTGTGTTGTTTATACAACACAGGAATATTAGATGCTGTTTGAACAGTACAGTAGATACATTTATTCAAAATCTAGGCTGGATCCCTTGTGACAATGTCAGAATTGAGTCCTGAGAAGGTACGTTAGAGGAGTTAGCTTACTCTTAGGCTAGCATCTGAGAACATGCTCTCAGCAACCAGCAACTTTTGAAGGCAGGCAGTCATTTCTGTATAAATTGAAAGAATCTCAGGCCTTCCCATCAGAAACAGTTAGCAGTATAACGAGACCACACAACAAACTTCCATATTTCCACACTAGCCTGAAAATAGCATCCAAGTCTCTGATGTACCAATGgtgctagtttaaaaaaaacacagaaagaaaacagattcataATGGTCTTACCCAAATGGTGTAAACATCCATTAAGGATAGTTCAGAGCACAAATGTACAGACTGAAGAAAGCCTTTGACATCTTTTGATATGACTTAGAGACAAATAATAAGGCTAGAAAAGAACACTCAAGAAGTCATCTCAGTTCATGTTTGATCTCAGCACAAAATGACCAACATATGGCTATAGTTTGTAATTAAACTAATTTAAGTTAGGGCAttaaaaattgtctttatttggaattgaaagctgaaaaataaggtttagcagtattttttctgaaaaaatcgtaaggcaaatgtatttttcagataaCCTTCAggtacaaaattaaaatgaaaaatacctaCTTCTCTCATCATGAAAATAACATCCATCAGCACTGTAGTTATGGGACATGCTCTTGTAACAGACAAGCATCTCTGAAAATGTGTAGTTAACAACATGAACTTACTtgtagaagaaagcaaaagacttTAAAGAACCCAAGGACTGTATTTTATCAGCCCAATACCTCTAAGAATTCTCAGTACTGTACCATACTCGTACTTCTTTCCGGTAGAAATAATTACACAGATTCCAGTGAAGTACAAAAACTGGAAATCCCACAGCACATATTTAATATGCAACTGCATAGTATACCATTACTTAGTTTTCCAATTTCCATTTTTACAAAAATCAGTGTAATGTGACTAACACACCAACCTCACGAACTTCATTCTCCTTCATAACATGTCTTGTAATATATCGGATAGAATCTAGAGCTGCTTCCAAGGTGTTCCTAGATGATTCCGATCCGTTCATATTTCTTGTTTCCTCCTTCTGAGCAAAGTACCTATCTACATGACTTCTCATGCAAAGCAGCTTGGGAAGTTTGTGAAGAAATATCTTGCGAACCCAGGGTGCCATAGCACTGTGTGTAGACGAAGAGCGATGATGAATATTGATAGCAAAGACAGTTATCACAATGGACAATGTCACAAATATCATAGTAAACACCAAGTACTCTCCTATAAGTGGGATAACTTTAGAAGATGATGGAATAATCTCTtcaataacaagaagaaaaacagtcaaAGATACCAATACTGAAGTGCAAAGTGAAATTTTTTCACCTTCATTTGAAGGAAGATAGAAGACAAGAACAGTTAGAAATGAAAGCCCAATACAAGGAATAATGAGAAACAACGTGTAAAAAAGTGGCAAACGTCTAATTATAAATGAATATGTAACAAAAGGATACCAGCAGCATCCATCAGTCCTATTTCCTTTGCTCCCTGTTGCAGTTACTATTTCCCATTCTCCATTATCAAAAAAGTCTCTTTTGTCAACATCATAATCTTCAAGAATTATATCAACCTGTGAGCCATCATAAGTCCAGGAACCAAATTTCATAGAGCAATTTTGGAGGTCAAAGGGGAAGAAGGTTACATCAATAGTGCAAGAACTTTTGTAGTTTGCTGGTGGAGTCCAAGAAATGGTGCCATCATATTTTACCACGGTTTTTGTAGATGTTCCCTCAAAACGTCCATCTGCACTGAAAGAAGAGAGATACGTGCATGTAATAACAATGGCTATATGTGGGGTGTgggcatgtgtttttaaataagaaaacacGTTGGGTTACTGTCATTTCAGCTGTTTATCCTTTCTCACCCCTCATAGCCAAAATTTCGTATTGTCTTCATAGTTAAcctaaaaaaaatatctgaatctCACACAAGTAAACAGCTTTGGAAAAGTGAAGAATATTTCCAAGTCATTAAAAGATCTGTGCAACTTTCTGTGGTCCCAATGACTTATGAAAGGACTGTAAAAATGCTGACCTTTAACAGCATGGACAAACTCTGGTGTTTCTATTGGTAATACAGCATAAATATAAACTATGGCCAAATCATAattattgaaggaaaaaaaaatgtcataaaaCAGGTAAAATAATACTTGTGTGACACCTCCAAACTTGAATTTACAATCACTGCAACAGCCTTTTTTCCTGACTCAGAAGTCAGGAAATGTAAAAGCACTGTATATGCACCCAAGTTGAGCAGAAAGGTGAATTCAGAAGTCATTGCTTCTGAGATCTGttaattctaaaaaaacccacccaacctccaaaaaccaacaaaaaagcaCCTTACAGCTGAGCATACTTAATGTTAAATGCATGTTGAATATGACTTACAACAGCATGAATTAGTTGCTTTCGTCCCATCACTCTACACTATTAGTTTGTACCCAGCACTGTGCAAAACactgttttctaattaaaaaaaaaaagagttaacaCGAAGAAGTGGTTCAAAGAGACTAGAAATTCCatacagaagcaaagcaaaacatttaagcaTTTAACATGGCAACAAAATTTATCTGTGTTCAGTGGCAAGTTCTTCCACACATTCTTAACTCTACTAAATGTACACGCTTACCTATCCGATGGGCCTCCCAGAAGCAGCTTGGATGGTAAAGTTAGAAAGTAAAGgtattttatatgaaaagattaaaatcttACTTGTCATACAACACAATATCTGGAATCCAAATAGAATCTGATGGGACACGAATAGATGTTATTCCAGCATAGTCTTCAGGATTCCACCTTAATTTTACATCTATCCATTCCTGTGGATATGTGAGATgtaaaaatcattattattgTGAAGTTGCTTTAAGCAGGGCAAGACTGgatgaaaacagataaaaagacaatttaaaaaaattaaaatcaaactgTCTTCTAAAACTTACAATGGTAAATTTGCTGGAGACATCTATTTACCTCATCCAATATTTGTTTTCTAAGAGCCACTTGACAGTAGAACTTAAGAtattaaaatcctttttcagAACATGTATACGTAAGTAAGAGCTACTATAACATATAGacaattaaatttgaaaaatgcttgtTCTGAATGATTATCAGTGACTTTGGAAGCTGATCAGAagcaatttaaacatttttatcacaaaaaaaaaaatcatgctgccACTCTCACAAGATAGTCATTCTTTTTTCTACTAGCAGCACTACAAATAGCACCATTAAAAGCATAATAGTTCTTTGGTGATTTTATACTTGAATTAAAAGCTCGAGAGGAAAAATTCAAGTTTCTAAGAATTCACCATCACATAGAATTTTAAATGTATATTCAAGTCAGTTCTTATTTTATTTGAACTGGTTCAACTGCAACAAGTTCTGCAGAAACAAAGAGGACTCAAAGTGTTATCATCGACATATTGCCATCTCATACTTGTGGAGTAGTGTCAAAGTCTTCTTGAAAAGAAGAACTTTGCTGAAATTATAGTTACTGGAAAAGAAGGGAAtgggaagcaaaaggaaaacaaatgatgGAAGTAgtccaaacaaaaataatttagtaagCTAGTAAGTATAATCAGGGTCTGCAAACATTCTTCTAAGTTAAATCAAGAATGATTTATGAGCAGCGTTTCCCAAGTTAATAGTGGCCATTAAGTTTAGCACTAGAGTCTGATTATTATAAAGCCTGAGGCTTTTTCCCGCCCATATACACATATTCTTAAGAGGAAAAAGTAGCTCTTTATAGCAAGCATATACAACTTTGAAATTCTTCAGTGATGTTTATCCAATAAATCTCAAATATCCCACAAGAGAAAGATCTTAAAACTATTACACAAAACACTACACAAAACCATACTTTTCTTAATagagtttttgaaagaaaacttatGTACTGAAACAATAATTTTTATGACTGGATACATGCACCTTGGTATATTAAACGGCCATGCAATGCCATATCAGATTTCTTTTAATTAggtcaattttttaaatttaccttttttggttggttggttttggtttttaagagTTTTATAACAATTAACCCTTTAAAGCATTTCCGgggacaatttttaaaaatactatgtaaaataaaaactcaagCAACAGCTAAGTTTTTCTGAATATACAATTAAttagaaacatttcttccaaCTTGTAACTTGCAGTCGTGaagcttcagaatttttttatattttacacaTACCTGTTTCAACCAGACATTTGTTGTCATCAATTGATTTTTCTCATCCtacaaaaataaagcatattttatgaaaacaaatctgCACAGTACATTCATAGTAACTAGCTGCTTTAGTTCACAGAGGTCTGTAATTTGAAATACAAACTACACTTATAAAAGCATTTCAGTCACTGATAAGTATGTTTATATGAGAACTTTTTAAACATACAGTTATAACCTTTGATTATTTAACCGTTAAAAATgatatttttccccttctgtgtctctttcctcccttccattttttaatttaattgcagTTTATGCAGTCTTACTCTTTTTCTATGGAAACATAAAGGAACAGCCAACACGTGGAAGAAAAACTCCTCTTATAGCTATAAACAGTCAATTCAATTTGAAAAGAATATTCTGAAGTATCAGGGTGAAAAACAATCTGGTTGATCTCTTTTACATCACAGGTAATGCCAAAAGATAATCTTCATTACTATAGAAGTGACATATTTGAAGGCTTAGAGGGGTTTTTTGCTGCttaagagggaaaagaaagcagtatttGCAAATGTTCTTGAATTTTACATAAATTAGAGTGATAAAGTTTAAAAATAGGTGGTTTTCCCattgaataaataaaacacaattcCCTAAGCTTAAGAATTTCACTcacttttttctgaaaatgccacTAATCGTAAGAGCCACTTGTCTTCTCAACCTCTTTGCAATCACTTCTTCATGTGCCCATCTACAATGCAATTTTTATTATGCTGATGATAATTTCAGAGATTTAATCTATTGTGTTTAAGCTAAAATATCCACAATTATTTCACATGACATTATGTTCCAGAATTTTaaggatgagggaaaaa
It includes:
- the CHRNA5 gene encoding neuronal acetylcholine receptor subunit alpha-5 isoform X2; this translates as MTTNVWLKQEWIDVKLRWNPEDYAGITSIRVPSDSIWIPDIVLYDNADGRFEGTSTKTVVKYDGTISWTPPANYKSSCTIDVTFFPFDLQNCSMKFGSWTYDGSQVDIILEDYDVDKRDFFDNGEWEIVTATGSKGNRTDGCCWYPFVTYSFIIRRLPLFYTLFLIIPCIGLSFLTVLVFYLPSNEGEKISLCTSVLVSLTVFLLVIEEIIPSSSKVIPLIGEYLVFTMIFVTLSIVITVFAINIHHRSSSTHSAMAPWVRKIFLHKLPKLLCMRSHVDRYFAQKEETRNMNGSESSRNTLEAALDSIRYITRHVMKENEVREVVEDWKFIAQVLDRMFLWTFLLVSIIGSLVLFIPVIHKWASIIVPTHIGSTNA
- the CHRNA5 gene encoding neuronal acetylcholine receptor subunit alpha-5 isoform X1; translated protein: MAELGAWPRGGRPLLFLTCLFAPFLGQPGAGPAARASFAGTSEPSFIAKSEDRLFKHLFEDYQKWVRPVERLNDTIKIKFGLAISQLVDVDEKNQLMTTNVWLKQEWIDVKLRWNPEDYAGITSIRVPSDSIWIPDIVLYDNADGRFEGTSTKTVVKYDGTISWTPPANYKSSCTIDVTFFPFDLQNCSMKFGSWTYDGSQVDIILEDYDVDKRDFFDNGEWEIVTATGSKGNRTDGCCWYPFVTYSFIIRRLPLFYTLFLIIPCIGLSFLTVLVFYLPSNEGEKISLCTSVLVSLTVFLLVIEEIIPSSSKVIPLIGEYLVFTMIFVTLSIVITVFAINIHHRSSSTHSAMAPWVRKIFLHKLPKLLCMRSHVDRYFAQKEETRNMNGSESSRNTLEAALDSIRYITRHVMKENEVREVVEDWKFIAQVLDRMFLWTFLLVSIIGSLVLFIPVIHKWASIIVPTHIGSTNA